The Panicum hallii strain FIL2 chromosome 9, PHallii_v3.1, whole genome shotgun sequence genome has a window encoding:
- the LOC112877476 gene encoding acyl-[acyl-carrier-protein] desaturase 6, chloroplastic-like yields the protein MALTAATLFRCGGYYPSCKPNAPAGGYRPPTKAAAAAAVAGNGNGVLAINRSSRSTATASRESMAGRRQEMDIVDEEEEWRSYLAPERLEVLREIEPWVEENVLPLLKPVEASWQPSDLLPDPAALGSDGFHAACLELRKRAAGVPDELLVCLVANMVTEEALPMYPSGLNRLEVVRDTTGADATAWARWIRGWSAEENRHGDVLNRYMHLSGRFDMREVERTVQRLIRDGMTVHAPASPFHGFAYVAFQERATAIAHGNTARLVGARGAGDAALARICGTVAADEKRHEAAYTRIMGKLFEADPDAAVRAMAYMMRRRIDMPTAFINDGRHSSGDFYARFIAIAEKAGTYTLSDYRCILEHLMRQWRVEELTAGLSSDGRHAQDYLCALPHKIKRMEEKAHDRAVKAKKKPTLIPINWIFDRPISVVVP from the exons ATGGCCTTGACAGCAGCAACCTTGTTCAGGTGTGGTGGTTACTACCCGTCGTGTAAACCAAATGCTCCTGCAGGTGGATACAGGCCACCAACaaaagcagcagcagctgctgctgttgctggcAATGGCAATGGCGTCCTAGCGATTAACCGCAGCAGCAG GAGTACGGCTACAGCGAGTAGAGAGTCTATGGCTGGACGCCGGCAAGAGATGGACATcgtggacgaggaggaggaatgGCGGAGCTACCTGGCGCCGGAGAGGCTGGAGGTGCTGAGGGAGATTGAGCCGTGGGTGGAGGAGAACGTGTTGCCGCTGCTCAAGCCGGTGGAGGCGTCGTGGCAGCCGTCCGACCTGCTGCCGGACCCCGCGGCACTGGGCAGCGACGGTTTCCACGCCGCGTGCCTTGAGCTCCGCAAGCGGGCGGCGGGTGTGCCCGACGAGCTCCTCGTGTGCCTCGTGGCGAACATGGTCACGGAGGAGGCGCTGCCCATGTACCCGAGCGGGCTGAACCGCCTCGAGGTCGTGCGGGACACCACGGGCGCCGACGCCACGGCGTGGGCGCGCTGGATCCGCGGGTGGTCCGCCGAGGAGAACCGCCACGGCGACGTGCTCAACCGCTACATGCACCTCTCCGGCCGCTTCGACATGCGCGAGGTGGAGCGCACCGTGCAGCGCCTCATCCGCGACGGGATGACCGTGCACGCGCCGGCCAGCCCGTTCCACGGCTTCGCCTACGTTGCCTTCCAGGAGCGCGCCACAGCGATCGCGCACGGCAACACGGCGCGCCTCGTGGgagcgcgcggggccggggacgcCGCGCTCGCACGCATCTGCGGCACCGTCGCCGCAGACGAGAAGCGGCACGAGGCGGCCTACACACGCATCATGGGGAAGCTCTTCGAGGCCGACCCGGACGCTGCCGTGCGCGCGATGGCGTACATGATGCGGCGCAGGATCGACATGCCGACCGCCTTCATCAACGACGGCCGCCACAGCAGCGGTGACTTCTACGCTCGCTTCATCGCCATCGCCGAGAAGGCCGGAACGTACACGTTGTCCGACTACCGCTGCATCCTCGAGCACCTGATGCGGCAGTGGCGCGTGGAGGAGCTCACGGCAGGGCTCTCCAGCGACGGGAGGCACGCGCAGGATTACCTGTGCGCGCTGCCCCACAAGATCAAGAGGATGGAGGAGAAGGCCCACGATAGGGCGGTCAAGGCAAAAAAGAAGCCCACGCTCATCCCGATCAACTGGATCTTTGATAGGCCCATCAGTGTTGTTGTACCCTAA